The Bacillus carboniphilus genome contains a region encoding:
- a CDS encoding SDR family oxidoreductase, with protein sequence MNIFITGFPGFISERLVEELIKDEDVDHIYLLVLSPMKQEAEKILAKLNIGDQQVTIVEGDITKKRLGIEEGLLHTLYSTVTHIYHLAAIYDLSVPFDLAYQVNVNGTKNMNDFVYSLERLTKYVYVSTAYVSGEREGTIYENELDQGQTFKNHYEETKYFAEKEVQTLVADGLPVTIIRPGIVVGDSRTGETAKFDGPYFILNMFRRSLLPFQPDLVSRKEVEFNFIPVDYLVKSLLVVGKDYQANGLTLHITHPNPKSIQYVLREMLKIYSGKDFKGKLPVQAAKQLVKNKNVRNRIGIQKEAIDYYLYDVHYNCQHAEEILKKHDVTCPEVQEFLPNLVEYYRRYADDTSKQVYNRSY encoded by the coding sequence ATGAATATCTTTATAACAGGGTTTCCTGGTTTTATTTCTGAGAGGTTAGTTGAAGAGCTTATTAAGGATGAGGACGTTGATCACATTTATTTGTTAGTCTTATCCCCAATGAAGCAAGAAGCAGAAAAGATATTAGCTAAACTGAATATAGGTGATCAGCAAGTAACCATCGTAGAAGGAGACATAACAAAGAAAAGGCTAGGAATAGAGGAGGGGCTGTTACATACGCTCTATTCCACTGTTACGCATATTTACCACTTGGCAGCTATTTATGATCTTTCTGTTCCATTTGATTTGGCTTATCAAGTCAATGTGAATGGGACAAAAAACATGAATGATTTTGTCTATTCTCTTGAACGGTTAACTAAATACGTATATGTAAGTACAGCTTACGTGTCAGGGGAAAGAGAAGGAACTATATACGAAAATGAATTAGACCAAGGTCAAACGTTTAAGAACCATTATGAAGAAACGAAATATTTTGCAGAAAAAGAAGTGCAAACATTAGTTGCAGATGGATTACCAGTTACAATTATAAGGCCTGGGATTGTAGTTGGGGATTCAAGGACAGGAGAAACAGCAAAGTTTGACGGTCCTTATTTTATCTTAAATATGTTTAGAAGAAGTTTGCTCCCGTTTCAACCAGATTTGGTATCAAGGAAGGAAGTAGAGTTTAATTTTATACCAGTTGATTACTTAGTAAAATCCCTTCTTGTAGTAGGGAAAGATTATCAAGCAAATGGGCTAACTCTACATATCACCCATCCGAATCCTAAATCGATTCAATATGTCTTAAGAGAAATGCTAAAAATTTATTCAGGAAAGGATTTCAAAGGCAAATTACCTGTTCAAGCTGCTAAGCAACTTGTGAAAAATAAAAACGTAAGAAATCGTATAGGTATTCAAAAAGAAGCGATTGATTATTATCTTTATGATGTACATTATAACTGCCAACATGCAGAGGAAATCTTAAAGAAACATGATGTCACTTGTCCAGAAGTTCAAGAATTCTTGCCAAACTTAGTAGAATACTACCGTCGTTACGCAGATGATACTAGTAAACAAGTGTATAATCGTTCGTATTGA
- the sigI gene encoding RNA polymerase sigma factor SigI, with product MPYTVIGLDESVEQTVSLIQDGDKFRQNLLISQFKPFVAKTVSQVCKRYIREQDDEYSIGLIAFNEAIEKYTTEKGGSLLSFAQVIIKRKVIDFIRKEAKTKKSSHYTLSEDENQNSLIETQLSMEEYEVEREAKKRKEEMVLFKENLKPFNLSIKDLVKYSPKHADARKNAILVAIAITQNQELQNYLFEKKKLPINCLQNNVLVSRKTIERNRKYIIAMTIILTGDYLYLNDYLKGVLQT from the coding sequence ATGCCTTACACTGTAATTGGTCTGGATGAATCTGTTGAGCAAACGGTTAGTCTTATTCAAGATGGAGACAAGTTTAGACAAAATCTATTAATTTCCCAATTTAAACCTTTTGTTGCTAAGACTGTTTCGCAAGTTTGTAAGCGTTATATAAGAGAACAAGACGATGAATATAGTATTGGGTTGATTGCTTTTAATGAAGCTATTGAAAAGTATACGACAGAAAAAGGTGGATCATTGTTATCATTTGCCCAAGTCATAATTAAAAGAAAAGTCATTGACTTTATTCGAAAAGAAGCGAAAACGAAAAAAAGTTCACACTATACTCTGTCCGAAGATGAAAATCAAAATAGCCTCATTGAGACTCAATTATCTATGGAAGAATACGAGGTGGAAAGAGAAGCTAAAAAACGTAAAGAAGAAATGGTCTTATTCAAAGAAAATTTAAAGCCTTTCAATTTGAGTATTAAAGATCTCGTTAAGTATTCACCAAAACATGCTGATGCAAGAAAAAATGCTATTTTAGTTGCTATAGCGATTACTCAAAATCAAGAATTACAAAATTATTTGTTTGAGAAGAAAAAGCTTCCTATTAATTGTCTGCAAAATAATGTATTGGTGAGTCGTAAAACTATTGAGCGTAATCGAAAATATATCATCGCAATGACCATTATTTTAACGGGTGACTACCTTTATTTAAATGACTATTTAAAAGGAGTGCTCCAAACATGA
- a CDS encoding anti-sigma factor domain-containing protein — translation MRKGIVVEMSKKEVILLTREGQFLKRKIEKRSYRLGEEVDILNEKWKPFYFLIISIFLFIFVFLGEMVLF, via the coding sequence ATGAGAAAGGGCATTGTTGTTGAAATGTCTAAGAAAGAGGTTATTTTGTTAACTCGAGAAGGACAATTTCTTAAGAGAAAAATAGAGAAAAGGTCTTATCGATTAGGTGAAGAAGTAGATATTCTTAATGAAAAATGGAAGCCTTTCTATTTTTTGATTATTTCGATATTCCTTTTTATCTTTGTATTTCTTGGTGAAATGGTTCTTTTTTGA
- a CDS encoding alpha/beta-type small acid-soluble spore protein, translated as MARGSNQLVVPGVEAALNQFKMEVAEEFGVNLSPDSAARSNGSVGGEITKRLVAQSQSQLSNQQQNQ; from the coding sequence ATGGCTAGAGGTTCGAATCAACTAGTGGTCCCTGGAGTAGAAGCTGCTTTAAATCAATTTAAAATGGAAGTAGCCGAAGAATTTGGTGTGAACTTAAGTCCTGATTCAGCTGCTAGAAGCAACGGATCTGTTGGTGGAGAAATAACGAAACGATTAGTTGCTCAATCTCAAAGTCAATTGTCTAATCAACAGCAAAATCAGTAA
- a CDS encoding efflux RND transporter permease subunit: MFERFLKRGKLIILLYFAITLAGGYLFFQLPKRELPEFTPNIMAISTVYPGADAQRVETEVTNILEKRFSDMQGIEEYSSTSSTEFSNIIIEVEDQVNFDDFTTVLQQEINQVKDSLPEETLEPTINNQFGNVPVASYLFTANSFSDLKGSQDKIKDLASSVEEIDGVANVVIKGFENEQAAFDLNQESLAKYGLNVGTIINSIQKEYNTTPLGEKGSTRLTLDHYTDISDIENIRLYSPTTQNTIQLSNVGTFRLEEETLKDIVSYEGKPAYSITINIKPGLDIPTIYNEVNNLIKTEVNLPSNIEMISYYSQKADVDSIFSSLIKEASVAVLAVIIITTLGLTIGGAFIVSLAIPISITLGLLPLPFLNIDLNQISVIGLIVALGILVDDAIVVNDNILRQYKMTGQKNLLQATKTGVQEVWGSIVTSTLAVVFAFLPLTFLSGSNGSFIRSLPTVLILTIVASMIISLTLVPVYQYQINKRKKKISKKEPGLLGKPLKKLADFYADVLLKKVTKKPIMFGISGLILSTAIFGLSAFVPFEFFPAANKQEVVISVTTPTDTTLEETFALLTDLENDLKNKQGIEETSIFAGSGVPNLFSSSITNPGDNTGQLVIRVDNESLTATQFIEENTSPIREKYQQAEIFLDTIVQGPPVGAPVTVDIEGDDFGKLIEVRDQLKEDIGEIDNGLIIDNVKEPTDTYLYTYDRDKLAESSSSAKAISDQIRLATEGIPLGSFQTKTNQIDLVLKQDTNIHKKEVDLNALTIPVQKANGDFNSISLDQFVTKETIQSYETIPHKNGEKTITIKAYPGDSESFEEDVEKLINNTRGNMDENVQLTIGGENESQTQFFVEITLLFAIVMILIFITIAFQFNSLSIPFLVLGSVYLAIAGAVAGLFVTQTPFSFMATMGIVSLAGIVVRNAVVLFEFIEQRLKAGLGINEAVIEAGRARIRPILLTAFTALAALMPVALSNDPLFKPLAISIVSGVFFSTILTLIIVPAFYIVVAKMRKVENLTD, from the coding sequence ATGTTTGAACGTTTTTTAAAAAGGGGCAAACTGATCATTCTGCTATACTTTGCAATTACACTTGCAGGAGGCTATTTATTTTTTCAACTTCCAAAAAGAGAACTTCCTGAATTTACTCCTAATATTATGGCCATTTCGACTGTCTATCCTGGCGCAGATGCCCAGCGAGTTGAAACGGAAGTGACCAATATATTGGAAAAGAGATTTTCAGATATGCAGGGAATTGAAGAATATTCCTCCACTTCATCTACCGAATTTTCCAACATCATTATAGAAGTAGAAGATCAAGTGAATTTTGATGACTTTACAACAGTCTTGCAACAAGAAATAAATCAGGTAAAGGACTCATTACCAGAGGAAACACTTGAACCAACGATTAATAACCAATTTGGAAATGTACCAGTTGCATCCTATTTGTTCACCGCAAATAGCTTTTCAGACTTAAAAGGTTCACAAGACAAAATTAAAGACTTAGCTTCATCTGTTGAAGAAATTGATGGCGTTGCAAATGTGGTAATTAAAGGGTTTGAAAACGAGCAGGCAGCTTTTGACCTTAACCAAGAATCATTAGCTAAATACGGTTTAAATGTTGGGACAATTATTAATTCCATTCAAAAAGAGTATAACACGACTCCTCTTGGAGAAAAAGGGAGTACACGACTCACCCTCGATCATTATACCGATATTTCTGACATTGAAAACATTAGGCTTTACTCCCCAACTACACAAAATACAATCCAATTATCCAATGTAGGGACATTTCGATTAGAGGAAGAAACCCTTAAAGATATTGTTTCATATGAAGGAAAACCCGCTTATTCAATCACTATTAATATTAAACCTGGATTAGATATTCCTACTATATACAACGAAGTAAATAATTTAATTAAAACAGAAGTAAATTTACCATCAAATATAGAAATGATTTCATATTACTCTCAAAAAGCCGATGTCGATTCAATATTTTCTAGTTTAATAAAAGAGGCAAGTGTCGCTGTTTTAGCCGTAATTATTATAACAACTCTAGGGTTAACCATTGGCGGAGCCTTTATTGTTTCACTTGCGATTCCAATTTCCATTACATTAGGTTTGCTACCTTTACCTTTTCTTAATATTGACTTAAACCAAATATCTGTAATTGGACTGATTGTCGCGTTAGGTATTCTTGTTGATGATGCAATCGTGGTGAATGACAATATTTTGAGGCAATATAAAATGACAGGACAAAAAAACTTGCTTCAAGCCACAAAAACAGGCGTACAGGAAGTATGGGGATCGATTGTCACCTCAACACTGGCCGTTGTATTTGCATTTTTACCTTTAACATTCTTGTCAGGCTCAAATGGCTCGTTTATTCGATCATTACCTACCGTTTTAATTTTAACCATTGTTGCTTCTATGATTATTTCGTTGACATTAGTTCCTGTTTATCAATATCAGATCAATAAAAGAAAAAAGAAAATCTCCAAAAAAGAACCTGGATTATTAGGAAAACCTTTAAAAAAGTTAGCTGATTTCTATGCAGATGTTCTATTGAAAAAAGTAACAAAAAAACCGATTATGTTTGGTATAAGTGGACTTATTTTATCGACAGCAATTTTTGGATTAAGTGCCTTTGTTCCTTTTGAATTCTTTCCGGCAGCCAATAAACAAGAAGTAGTTATTTCCGTAACAACTCCTACTGACACAACGTTAGAAGAAACATTTGCATTATTAACGGATTTAGAAAACGATCTAAAAAATAAACAGGGAATAGAAGAAACTTCGATTTTTGCTGGTTCAGGCGTACCTAACCTATTTAGTTCCTCCATAACAAATCCAGGTGATAATACGGGGCAACTAGTCATTCGAGTTGATAATGAATCGTTAACAGCCACTCAATTCATTGAAGAAAACACCAGTCCAATAAGAGAGAAATATCAACAGGCGGAAATCTTCTTAGACACCATTGTTCAAGGTCCTCCAGTAGGCGCACCTGTAACGGTGGACATTGAGGGGGATGATTTCGGAAAACTAATAGAAGTTAGAGACCAACTAAAAGAAGACATTGGTGAAATTGATAATGGGCTCATTATTGATAACGTAAAGGAACCTACAGATACGTACCTTTATACGTATGATCGTGACAAGCTAGCAGAGTCTTCCTCTAGCGCAAAAGCGATTAGTGATCAAATACGGTTAGCAACTGAAGGAATTCCTCTCGGAAGCTTTCAAACCAAAACGAATCAAATCGATTTAGTTCTTAAGCAGGATACAAATATCCATAAAAAGGAAGTGGATTTAAACGCCTTAACAATCCCAGTTCAAAAAGCGAATGGAGATTTCAATAGTATTTCATTAGATCAGTTCGTAACAAAGGAAACGATCCAATCTTATGAGACCATTCCGCATAAGAACGGAGAGAAGACGATAACGATTAAAGCTTATCCGGGTGACTCAGAGTCATTTGAAGAAGATGTTGAGAAACTAATCAATAATACCAGAGGAAATATGGATGAAAACGTTCAACTCACAATTGGGGGAGAAAACGAGAGTCAAACACAGTTTTTTGTAGAAATCACTCTATTATTTGCAATTGTCATGATCTTAATTTTCATTACGATCGCATTCCAGTTCAATTCCTTATCCATTCCTTTCTTAGTTTTAGGTTCTGTATACTTAGCAATTGCTGGAGCCGTAGCTGGACTTTTCGTCACTCAAACACCCTTTAGCTTTATGGCAACAATGGGAATAGTTTCATTAGCTGGTATTGTCGTTCGAAACGCAGTTGTCCTTTTCGAATTTATTGAACAAAGACTTAAAGCAGGATTGGGAATAAATGAGGCGGTCATTGAGGCTGGAAGAGCAAGAATTAGACCCATTTTATTAACCGCTTTTACGGCTTTAGCAGCCTTAATGCCTGTTGCTTTAAGTAACGATCCATTATTTAAACCTTTAGCCATTAGTATCGTTTCAGGAGTTTTTTTCTCAACCATTTTAACTCTCATCATCGTTCCCGCCTTTTACATTGTCGTAGCAAAAATGAGAAAAGTGGAAAATCTAACGGATTAA
- a CDS encoding DUF1836 domain-containing protein produces MEEYQINRKTMARLLRSLKGELHETPRSILQNQIQKGLPEFLLRFERKKPKQPFGLSTNDIVSLGNLCELTSLKSTSVQNWIKRDVKEVIGSPELGKKYSIEQAALLLVVRDLKATLDFEAIRHLLSFVFNTLSDRSDDLLSPLFFYEQYALALDHLKDVKIIHFSEPSLEAKIDEIVNYNLEQITILTSKEKMTIRHIISITVLSVLSSHIQRKALIYYNCYFK; encoded by the coding sequence ATGGAGGAATATCAAATCAACCGAAAAACAATGGCAAGATTACTTCGCTCGTTAAAAGGTGAGCTTCATGAAACACCTCGTTCTATCTTACAAAACCAAATTCAAAAAGGACTTCCTGAATTTTTGTTGAGATTTGAACGAAAAAAACCAAAACAACCTTTTGGACTATCGACGAATGACATTGTTTCATTAGGTAATTTATGTGAACTAACATCTTTAAAATCTACCTCCGTTCAAAACTGGATTAAACGAGACGTAAAAGAAGTAATTGGATCACCAGAACTAGGAAAAAAATATTCGATTGAACAGGCTGCACTTTTGTTAGTCGTTCGAGATTTAAAGGCGACTTTAGATTTTGAAGCCATACGACATCTTCTTTCTTTTGTATTTAATACTTTATCAGATCGAAGTGACGATTTATTAAGTCCCCTCTTTTTTTACGAGCAATACGCTTTAGCTCTTGATCATTTGAAAGATGTAAAAATTATTCATTTTTCCGAGCCATCCTTGGAGGCTAAAATAGATGAAATCGTAAATTATAATTTAGAACAAATTACCATCCTTACATCGAAAGAGAAGATGACAATCAGGCACATTATCTCCATTACTGTTCTCTCTGTCCTTTCCTCTCACATACAAAGAAAAGCATTAATCTATTACAACTGTTATTTTAAATAA
- the htpX gene encoding protease HtpX — MAKRISLLILTNVLVLTTIGIVLSLIGFSGYVDGQGNLMIGPLLVFSLVIGFSGSFISLLISRWMAKKMMGVQVLNPDDQLSPMERQLVDRVHRLARAAGMTVMPEVGIYRSPEVNAFATGPSKRRSLVAVSEGLLNEMDEDAVEGVLAHEVAHIVNGDMVTMTILQGVVNTFVVFFARIAAWIVSNFVNEDLAAIVHFVAVLIFQIFFSILGSLVVFAFSRYREFHADRGGADLAGKDKMIHALESLKRYTERIDDSQDSLATLKISGKRSSIFSTHPDLNDRIRRLEAK, encoded by the coding sequence ATGGCAAAACGAATTTCATTACTGATACTTACCAATGTTTTGGTATTAACCACAATTGGAATCGTGTTATCTTTGATTGGTTTTTCTGGATACGTTGATGGACAAGGAAATTTAATGATTGGACCATTATTAGTATTTAGTTTAGTAATCGGTTTTAGTGGATCTTTTATTTCACTTCTAATCTCAAGATGGATGGCAAAAAAAATGATGGGGGTTCAAGTTTTAAACCCTGATGATCAGCTTTCCCCAATGGAGCGCCAATTAGTTGATCGTGTTCACCGTTTAGCTAGAGCCGCTGGAATGACTGTGATGCCAGAGGTAGGGATCTATCGTTCTCCAGAAGTCAATGCTTTTGCTACGGGCCCTTCTAAAAGACGATCACTCGTCGCCGTTTCAGAAGGACTATTAAATGAAATGGATGAAGATGCAGTAGAAGGAGTGTTAGCTCACGAGGTTGCTCATATCGTAAATGGAGATATGGTCACAATGACTATCCTGCAAGGAGTTGTCAATACCTTTGTAGTCTTTTTTGCAAGGATTGCGGCTTGGATCGTATCGAATTTTGTTAATGAAGATTTAGCAGCGATTGTTCATTTTGTTGCAGTGTTAATTTTTCAAATTTTCTTCTCTATACTTGGTAGTCTCGTAGTTTTTGCATTCTCAAGATATCGAGAGTTTCATGCAGATCGAGGAGGAGCGGATTTAGCAGGAAAGGATAAAATGATTCATGCTTTAGAATCCCTCAAACGCTATACGGAACGTATTGATGATAGTCAGGATTCCTTAGCGACATTAAAAATTAGTGGGAAACGTTCAAGTATATTCTCAACACACCCAGATTTAAACGACAGAATAAGACGTTTAGAAGCAAAATAA
- a CDS encoding GNAT family N-acetyltransferase produces the protein MVRLQGEQVVLRNFKDEDLDILYYWRFEDLNQEAKKWNGPYIKERWMSKEEFSKKWGPKDQISPGVYDQLIIEVEGKVIGTFSCYWIDQNTNWLETGIVIYDPQYWSGGYGTDAYRLWIDYLFNETSIHRLGMSTWSGNIRMLKVASKIGMKEEARIREAREVNGVLYDAIKMGILRKEWTALK, from the coding sequence ATGGTTAGACTTCAAGGGGAACAAGTAGTATTAAGAAATTTTAAAGATGAAGATTTAGATATATTGTATTATTGGCGATTTGAAGACCTTAATCAAGAAGCGAAAAAATGGAATGGTCCATACATTAAAGAAAGATGGATGTCGAAAGAAGAATTTTCAAAGAAGTGGGGACCAAAAGATCAAATCAGTCCAGGTGTTTATGACCAGTTAATTATTGAAGTAGAAGGGAAGGTTATTGGGACTTTTAGCTGCTATTGGATTGATCAAAATACCAATTGGTTAGAAACAGGAATTGTTATTTATGACCCTCAATACTGGAGTGGAGGGTACGGAACAGATGCTTATCGATTGTGGATCGATTATTTATTCAATGAAACTTCTATTCACAGATTAGGGATGTCTACTTGGTCAGGAAATATAAGAATGTTAAAAGTCGCTTCAAAAATTGGAATGAAGGAAGAAGCAAGAATTAGAGAAGCGAGAGAGGTTAACGGAGTATTATATGATGCTATTAAGATGGGGATCCTCCGAAAAGAATGGACAGCTTTAAAATGA
- a CDS encoding TrkH family potassium uptake protein gives MYRKIRRKLYRLSPFQLIVSYYLIAIVVSVSLLSLPISLQEEAEWTFIDALFTSVSAVSVTGLTTVPTAETFSVPGVFILAFVLQFGGIGVMTLGTFIWMIMGKKIGLKERNLIKTDHNQSNLSGLVNLIKQVLQLIIAIEIIGTIILGTYYLNYYPWQEAYLQGFFGAVSATTNAGFDITGESLKPFANDYFVQFVTIVLLILGSIGFPVLIEIKDFMLSKNPQTYRFSLFTKLTTITFFGLLIYGTVMILLLEMNHFFADKSWHEAFFYALFQSATTKSAGLSTLDMKQLSYPTLFVICGLMFIGASPSSVGGGIRTTTFALNVLFIYSFARGYRSVKIFRREIHELDILKSLVVTIVAIFICFASTVILLVTESFTIMEIIFEVCSAFGTNGLSMGITPYLSNAGKIVIMFLMFVGRVGLLTFLYLIGSNQVEARYHYPKERVIIG, from the coding sequence ATGTATAGAAAAATTCGAAGGAAATTATATCGTTTATCTCCTTTTCAATTAATTGTCTCTTACTATTTAATCGCGATCGTTGTGTCCGTTAGTTTATTAAGCTTACCTATTTCACTGCAAGAAGAGGCGGAATGGACCTTTATCGATGCCCTTTTTACTTCCGTTAGTGCAGTTAGTGTAACAGGATTAACAACAGTGCCTACTGCTGAAACCTTTTCTGTTCCGGGGGTTTTTATTTTAGCCTTTGTTTTACAGTTTGGTGGAATTGGGGTAATGACACTTGGAACATTCATCTGGATGATCATGGGGAAAAAGATTGGGTTAAAAGAGAGAAACTTAATTAAAACAGACCATAATCAATCTAATTTGTCAGGTCTGGTTAACTTGATCAAGCAAGTATTGCAATTAATTATTGCCATTGAAATTATAGGAACGATCATTTTAGGAACGTATTATTTGAATTATTATCCTTGGCAAGAAGCTTATTTGCAAGGTTTTTTTGGTGCGGTTAGTGCAACGACGAATGCGGGATTTGATATTACTGGTGAATCGTTAAAGCCATTTGCTAATGATTATTTTGTTCAGTTTGTGACCATTGTATTATTAATTCTAGGATCTATTGGTTTTCCTGTTTTAATTGAGATTAAAGATTTTATGCTTTCAAAAAATCCACAAACCTATCGTTTTTCTTTATTTACTAAATTAACGACGATTACTTTTTTTGGATTGTTGATTTATGGAACGGTGATGATTCTTTTACTTGAAATGAATCATTTTTTTGCAGATAAATCTTGGCATGAAGCTTTTTTTTATGCTTTATTCCAATCAGCAACGACGAAAAGCGCTGGATTATCTACATTGGATATGAAACAACTTAGTTATCCAACGCTATTTGTTATTTGTGGATTAATGTTTATTGGAGCTTCTCCAAGTTCAGTAGGTGGAGGAATTCGAACAACCACTTTTGCGCTAAACGTTTTATTTATTTATTCGTTTGCAAGAGGATACAGGTCCGTTAAGATTTTTAGAAGAGAGATTCATGAGCTAGATATTTTAAAGTCATTGGTCGTTACAATAGTCGCTATTTTCATTTGTTTTGCTTCAACTGTGATTTTATTAGTGACTGAATCCTTCACTATTATGGAAATTATCTTTGAGGTGTGTTCTGCATTTGGTACGAACGGACTATCTATGGGGATTACGCCTTATTTATCAAATGCAGGAAAGATTGTCATTATGTTTTTAATGTTTGTTGGTCGAGTTGGCCTCTTGACATTCCTTTATTTAATTGGAAGTAACCAAGTGGAGGCGAGATACCATTATCCGAAAGAACGAGTAATTATTGGATAA
- a CDS encoding sulfotransferase family 2 domain-containing protein, giving the protein MKNSQKQFSLDHIKGPLYSNKFPIIIFYAPKCGCTSLTKWFLYQMGEDNIDNIRKIHNYCKNEYYIPNKNEIIKSLKGKEKVVYKLIRNPYTRAVSIFFHTVKHKILQDEINVDATKGLSFKFFLQTLTNYNLQHSHINNHFAYQYTEGVEHLIDHYIKLESFNKHIRQIEAKYNLKNSPLHELTKSNHHNRSNMKLNEQYADTKLYTKQIIKNEPIPSYDCFYDKETKSLVEKLYKVDFEAYSYPLNVIK; this is encoded by the coding sequence ATGAAGAACTCACAAAAACAGTTTTCTTTAGATCACATTAAAGGTCCTTTATATTCGAATAAATTTCCAATAATAATATTTTACGCACCTAAATGCGGGTGTACATCACTGACAAAATGGTTTCTTTATCAAATGGGAGAGGATAATATTGATAATATTAGAAAAATTCATAATTATTGTAAAAATGAATACTATATTCCTAATAAAAATGAAATTATAAAATCACTTAAAGGAAAAGAAAAAGTAGTATATAAGTTAATTCGAAACCCTTACACCCGAGCCGTTAGTATTTTTTTTCACACAGTGAAACATAAAATCCTTCAAGATGAAATTAATGTGGATGCTACAAAGGGACTATCCTTTAAATTTTTTTTACAAACACTAACTAACTATAATTTACAACATTCACACATCAACAATCATTTTGCTTATCAATACACTGAAGGGGTTGAACATCTAATTGATCACTATATTAAACTTGAAAGCTTTAATAAGCACATCAGACAAATTGAAGCAAAATATAATTTAAAAAACTCCCCCTTGCATGAACTGACAAAATCTAACCACCATAACAGATCAAACATGAAGCTAAATGAACAATATGCGGATACCAAATTATATACGAAACAAATAATTAAAAACGAGCCTATCCCTTCCTACGATTGTTTTTATGACAAGGAAACAAAATCACTTGTCGAAAAATTATATAAAGTAGATTTTGAAGCCTACTCGTATCCTTTAAATGTTATTAAATAA
- a CDS encoding sulfotransferase family 2 domain-containing protein encodes MKNSQKQISLDHINSPLYSNKFPIIIFYAPKCGCTSLKKWFLYQIGEDNLNINREIHKYYTKKYYVPNKNEVIKSLKGKEKVVYKLIRNPYTRAVSIFLQTLRFKKIQEHINVDVTEGLSFKNFLQILTNRNLKHGPGNNHFAVQYTEGVEHLIDHYIKLESFNKHIRQIEAKYNLKNSPLNELIKSDHHNRSYMTLKEQYADTKLYTKQIVNNEPIPSYDCFYDKETKSLVEKLYKVDFETYSYKRNFI; translated from the coding sequence ATGAAGAACTCACAAAAACAGATTTCTTTAGATCACATTAATAGCCCTTTATATTCGAATAAATTTCCAATAATAATATTTTACGCACCTAAATGCGGGTGTACATCACTGAAAAAATGGTTTCTTTATCAAATAGGGGAGGATAATCTTAATATTAATAGAGAAATTCATAAGTATTATACAAAAAAATACTATGTTCCTAATAAAAATGAAGTTATAAAATCACTTAAAGGAAAAGAAAAAGTAGTATATAAGTTAATTCGAAACCCTTACACCCGAGCCGTTAGTATATTCTTACAAACTTTAAGATTCAAAAAAATACAAGAACACATTAATGTGGATGTTACTGAGGGACTATCATTTAAAAATTTTTTGCAAATTTTAACTAACCGTAATTTAAAGCATGGACCAGGAAATAATCATTTTGCAGTTCAGTACACTGAAGGGGTTGAACATTTAATTGATCACTATATTAAGCTTGAAAGCTTTAATAAGCACATCAGACAAATTGAAGCAAAATATAATTTAAAAAACTCCCCCTTGAATGAACTAATAAAATCTGACCACCATAACCGTTCATATATGACGCTAAAAGAACAATATGCCGATACCAAATTATATACGAAACAAATAGTTAATAACGAGCCTATCCCTTCCTACGATTGTTTTTATGACAAGGAAACAAAATCACTTGTCGAAAAACTATATAAAGTAGATTTTGAAACCTACTCTTACAAACGGAATTTTATTTAA
- a CDS encoding ArsR/SmtB family transcription factor — protein sequence MTEEVIDVFRSCIPLLQTLSDPARQDIIVLLVRHHTLTVNEITNHSTLSRPAISHHLKILRDNGLVTIEQKGTQRFYSLQLTDAIERMKRLITTVEGAC from the coding sequence TTGACAGAAGAAGTAATTGATGTTTTTCGTAGTTGTATCCCCTTATTACAAACATTAAGTGATCCTGCTAGACAAGATATTATCGTTCTATTGGTTCGTCATCATACATTAACGGTTAATGAAATAACAAATCACTCAACTTTATCTCGACCTGCGATTTCGCATCATTTAAAAATTTTGCGCGATAATGGTTTAGTTACGATCGAACAGAAAGGGACTCAGCGTTTTTATTCTTTACAACTAACCGACGCTATTGAAAGAATGAAACGGTTAATTACAACAGTAGAAGGTGCTTGTTAA